A region from the Spirochaeta thermophila DSM 6192 genome encodes:
- a CDS encoding CDP-alcohol phosphatidyltransferase family protein gives MERKDARRIQESFLSGPERKALEWIAGRLPRWVVPDHLTWFGFFGALVAGAGYVLTTWGKGFLWVSSLGFVINWFGDSLDGTLARVRKIQRPTYGFFLDHNVDALTALVIGIGAGISPFVSLSVVLLILIGYYLLSIFTYINTYLREVFKISYGGFGPTELRLGIIVLNGLFYFIPTDNPSVRVLGIGMKYFDLFALVVALVLFFLYFYFFLTARREYEKVDPPRS, from the coding sequence ATGGAACGGAAGGATGCGAGACGGATTCAAGAGTCGTTTCTCAGCGGACCGGAGCGAAAGGCGCTGGAGTGGATCGCGGGCCGTCTTCCGCGCTGGGTGGTCCCCGATCACCTCACGTGGTTCGGGTTTTTCGGGGCCCTCGTGGCGGGAGCTGGCTACGTGCTCACCACCTGGGGGAAGGGGTTCCTCTGGGTCTCTTCTCTGGGCTTCGTGATCAACTGGTTCGGGGACAGCCTCGACGGCACCCTCGCGAGGGTGCGGAAGATCCAGCGGCCCACCTACGGGTTCTTCCTCGATCACAATGTGGATGCACTCACCGCGTTGGTGATCGGTATCGGCGCGGGGATCTCTCCCTTCGTCTCCCTCTCGGTGGTGCTCCTCATACTCATCGGGTACTATCTCTTGAGTATCTTCACGTACATCAACACCTATCTCCGCGAGGTCTTCAAGATCTCCTACGGCGGATTCGGTCCTACCGAGCTCAGGTTGGGTATCATCGTACTCAATGGGCTCTTCTACTTCATCCCTACGGACAACCCATCGGTGAGGGTCCTGGGCATCGGCATGAAGTACTTCGACCTCTTCGCCCTGGTGGTGGCTCTCGTCCTTTTCTTCCTCTATTTCTACTTCTTCCTCACGGCGCGCAGGGAATATGAGAAGGTCGATCCTCCCCGTTCATAG
- a CDS encoding manganese efflux pump MntP family protein, producing MPLFMVTGLAVSLAIDACAAAASLACSHPGLKRRILLLIALSFGAFQAGMTFLGIFTASSFIHLIQQWDHWIAFLLLAVTGSKMIREGLLYREEGACRDADPPSLWKVLSLSVATSLDALAVGLTLGFLSRAFLLPVLLIGLVTLGLSFLSGLAGKYLATFIERYAEMAGGLVLWAVGIRTLLTHLL from the coding sequence ATGCCGCTTTTCATGGTCACAGGACTCGCCGTGAGCCTCGCGATCGACGCGTGTGCGGCCGCAGCCTCCCTCGCCTGTTCTCACCCCGGCCTCAAGAGGAGGATCCTCCTTCTCATCGCCCTCTCGTTCGGGGCCTTCCAGGCCGGCATGACCTTCCTGGGCATCTTCACCGCTTCCTCCTTCATACACCTCATCCAGCAGTGGGACCACTGGATCGCCTTCCTCCTCCTCGCCGTCACGGGGAGCAAGATGATCCGCGAAGGACTCCTCTACCGGGAGGAAGGGGCGTGCAGGGACGCCGACCCCCCGAGCCTGTGGAAGGTGCTCTCGCTCTCGGTGGCCACCAGCCTGGACGCCCTCGCCGTGGGACTCACCCTGGGATTCCTCTCCCGCGCCTTCCTCCTCCCCGTGCTGCTCATCGGCCTCGTCACCCTCGGCCTGAGCTTCCTCTCCGGCCTCGCCGGGAAGTATCTCGCCACCTTCATCGAACGCTATGCAGAGATGGCCGGCGGACTCGTCCTGTGGGCCGTAGGGATCCGCACCCTCCTCACCCACCTCCTCTAG
- a CDS encoding P-loop NTPase: protein MGTYVLGVASGKGGVGKTTTAVNLGLWYARRGLRVALLDLDPLANLHVVLDIPLSELSGVRYPNDGAGLDDASYRYLPRFHLLFPPSSFRPAPDRIADLVFRSLWHEVEARYDVVIVDFPPGISQEESLAFLPCLSHVLVVTTSEPTAHVSTGGYLRALFDVQSSAKAMLWFNRYSPSVWDGFLPDDVVGTYNRFAPEEMRLSHSERERILTVARVPYDATLDLLKAEPSLDVVLDARLGETLEVLSRRLLDLWAVRLSLPSHVTSLWTKWLHEHPDLDAGDAARSFLSSMERLLGVEEVERLVEGKAELVRFAEMLARTSLWRALCRVRGLLDARVEGRSVPDRVLYEHVRDVLTLLLPYGMRDGFLRNLGGMLLASLALHMLAANPSVARLIRGFVPLKKEGGRIRRDRAAQIRYLVSKDALYHEKYVDLVGRLFPPFMEQVSRLVQRWGFQRFLFRVPGGEPHKAAYVKLLSNVLHDALHAGLGVFFAFKYSPAGEEIREGAERILGVMAGGRSLAKGGRAG, encoded by the coding sequence ATGGGTACGTATGTCCTGGGTGTAGCCTCGGGAAAGGGCGGGGTGGGGAAGACGACCACGGCCGTGAACCTGGGGCTCTGGTATGCGAGGAGGGGCCTCAGGGTGGCCCTCCTCGATCTCGATCCCCTCGCCAATCTCCACGTGGTCCTGGACATCCCCCTCTCCGAACTCTCTGGGGTGAGGTATCCGAATGACGGGGCCGGACTGGACGATGCGTCCTACCGGTACCTTCCGAGGTTCCACCTCCTCTTTCCGCCTTCCTCCTTCAGGCCTGCGCCGGACAGGATCGCCGATCTGGTCTTCCGTTCGTTGTGGCACGAGGTCGAAGCCCGCTATGACGTGGTGATCGTGGACTTTCCGCCGGGGATCTCACAGGAGGAGAGCCTCGCCTTCCTCCCTTGTCTCTCACACGTCCTGGTGGTGACCACCTCGGAACCCACCGCCCACGTATCCACCGGCGGCTATCTGAGGGCGCTTTTCGATGTGCAATCTTCTGCGAAGGCCATGCTCTGGTTCAACCGGTACAGTCCGTCGGTCTGGGATGGTTTCCTCCCGGATGATGTGGTGGGGACCTACAACCGTTTCGCTCCAGAGGAGATGCGTCTCTCGCACTCTGAGCGGGAGCGTATCCTCACCGTGGCCCGTGTACCGTACGACGCCACGCTCGACCTCCTCAAGGCCGAACCTTCGCTCGATGTGGTGCTCGATGCTCGTCTGGGAGAGACCCTCGAGGTGCTCTCCCGCAGACTCCTGGATCTGTGGGCGGTACGTCTCTCCCTCCCCTCTCATGTCACGTCGCTGTGGACGAAGTGGTTGCACGAGCACCCCGACCTGGATGCCGGAGATGCGGCGCGCTCGTTTCTTTCGAGCATGGAGAGGCTTCTCGGGGTGGAGGAGGTGGAACGGCTCGTCGAGGGAAAGGCCGAGCTCGTGCGGTTCGCGGAGATGCTCGCAAGGACCTCGTTATGGAGGGCGCTCTGCCGGGTGAGAGGGCTCCTCGATGCACGGGTGGAGGGTCGGAGTGTTCCGGATCGGGTGCTCTACGAACATGTGCGGGATGTGCTCACCCTGTTGCTCCCCTACGGGATGAGGGATGGGTTCCTCAGGAACCTGGGGGGGATGCTCCTCGCCTCCCTCGCCCTCCACATGCTGGCGGCCAACCCCTCCGTGGCCCGGCTGATCAGGGGCTTCGTCCCGCTGAAGAAGGAGGGCGGGCGTATCCGGCGGGACAGGGCGGCTCAGATCAGGTACCTGGTCTCGAAGGACGCCCTCTACCACGAGAAGTACGTCGATCTCGTGGGCAGACTCTTCCCCCCCTTCATGGAGCAGGTCTCGAGGCTCGTCCAACGATGGGGGTTTCAGCGGTTCCTGTTCCGGGTGCCGGGAGGGGAGCCCCACAAGGCCGCCTATGTGAAGCTCCTGAGCAACGTGCTCCACGATGCCCTGCACGCGGGACTGGGGGTGTTCTTCGCCTTCAAGTACAGCCCCGCGGGCGAGGAGATACGGGAGGGGGCGGAGCGGATCCTCGGCGTGATGGCAGGGGGGAGGAGTCTCGCGAAAGGAGGGAGGGCCGGATGA
- a CDS encoding RHS repeat-associated core domain-containing protein has protein sequence MEWRWAHDEWAGRPEVRYRYAGKEWDEESGLYYFGARYYRAEVGLHLKS, from the coding sequence GTGGAGTGGCGGTGGGCGCACGACGAGTGGGCGGGACGGCCCGAGGTGCGGTACCGGTATGCGGGCAAGGAGTGGGACGAAGAGAGCGGGCTGTACTACTTTGGCGCGCGGTACTACCGGGCCGAGGTGGGCCTGCACCTTAAGTCCTGA
- a CDS encoding aldo/keto reductase: MYYRTMGRTGVEVSALGFGCMRFPTKGGDGSRIDETQAERMLLYAIEHGVNYLDTAWPYHGGRSEPFVGNVLERHGLRDRVFLATKMPMWEVKTGADLDRIFDEQRRRLKTDYVDFYLLHSLNKENWRRVEASGALEWIQKKKEEGAIRFIGFSFHDEISEFKRYVDALGEGWDFCQIQYNYMNEYEQAGTEGLNYAVERGLGVVVMEPLLGGYLAGRIPRLEPVWAQSGRPWSPVEWALRWLWNNPKISLVLSGMSTIEQVEENVRIASTEGGAPGNLPPEDLEVIVRVREVLESSKVIPCTSCNYCQPCPHDVEIPRIFKIYNDAEIFGNVGNARGAYRWIPEGHRASDCVACGECETKCPQQIEIIDWLKKAGELLEV, encoded by the coding sequence ATGTACTATCGGACGATGGGACGCACCGGGGTCGAGGTCTCTGCGCTTGGGTTCGGCTGTATGCGGTTCCCCACGAAGGGAGGGGACGGCAGCCGGATCGATGAGACGCAGGCCGAGAGGATGCTCCTCTATGCGATCGAGCACGGGGTGAACTACCTCGATACGGCCTGGCCCTATCACGGAGGAAGGAGCGAGCCTTTCGTGGGGAATGTCCTGGAACGACACGGGTTGAGGGATCGGGTCTTCCTTGCCACCAAGATGCCCATGTGGGAGGTGAAGACAGGGGCCGATCTCGACAGGATTTTCGACGAACAGCGGAGGAGGCTCAAGACCGACTACGTGGATTTCTATCTCCTCCACTCCCTCAACAAGGAGAACTGGAGGAGGGTGGAGGCTTCGGGTGCCCTCGAGTGGATTCAGAAGAAGAAAGAAGAGGGGGCGATCCGGTTCATCGGGTTTTCCTTCCATGACGAGATTTCCGAGTTCAAGAGATACGTGGACGCTCTGGGAGAAGGGTGGGATTTCTGTCAGATCCAGTACAACTACATGAACGAGTACGAGCAGGCGGGCACCGAGGGCCTCAACTATGCGGTCGAGCGGGGGCTGGGGGTGGTCGTGATGGAACCCCTCCTCGGGGGATATCTCGCGGGGAGGATTCCCAGGCTGGAGCCGGTGTGGGCGCAGAGCGGAAGGCCGTGGTCGCCTGTGGAGTGGGCCCTCAGGTGGCTCTGGAACAATCCGAAGATCTCACTCGTACTCAGCGGGATGAGTACCATCGAGCAGGTGGAGGAGAACGTGAGGATCGCCTCCACCGAGGGGGGCGCGCCGGGGAATCTCCCCCCCGAAGATCTGGAAGTGATCGTGCGGGTGAGGGAGGTGCTCGAGTCCTCCAAGGTGATCCCCTGCACCTCATGCAACTACTGCCAGCCCTGTCCCCACGATGTGGAGATTCCTCGGATCTTCAAGATCTACAACGATGCGGAGATCTTCGGGAACGTGGGGAACGCGCGTGGGGCCTACAGGTGGATCCCGGAGGGGCATCGGGCTTCGGACTGTGTGGCGTGCGGCGAGTGTGAGACGAAGTGTCCCCAGCAGATCGAGATCATCGACTGGCTGAAAAAGGCGGGGGAGCTCCTCGAGGTGTAG
- a CDS encoding response regulator, whose product MRVLVVEDEFLSREKLSAFFSRYGAVDSAPSGRDARVLFERAIEEGLPYDCISVDLHLPDEDGLSLLASFIRREREVGGGWFSKKLVISGDTQRHVVESAVRAGCDAYIAKPVRLKVLEERLRLIFR is encoded by the coding sequence ATGAGGGTGCTGGTGGTTGAGGACGAGTTTCTCTCCCGGGAGAAACTTTCCGCGTTCTTCTCCCGCTATGGAGCGGTGGACAGTGCTCCGTCCGGACGGGATGCACGGGTCCTCTTCGAGAGGGCCATCGAAGAGGGGCTTCCCTACGACTGCATCAGCGTCGATCTGCACCTTCCCGACGAGGACGGCCTCTCGCTGCTCGCGTCTTTCATCCGGAGGGAGCGGGAGGTCGGTGGGGGATGGTTCTCGAAGAAACTGGTGATAAGCGGGGACACGCAGAGGCACGTGGTGGAGTCGGCCGTGCGCGCGGGGTGTGATGCCTACATCGCCAAGCCCGTCCGGCTCAAGGTGCTGGAGGAGCGTCTGCGTCTCATCTTCAGGTGA
- a CDS encoding putative glycoside hydrolase: MRRFVSALCFILVVFPAFPQEVPRYRLTPTTLFTSLDGGAAWQEHPLPAHLYPLTTLTWDRTDPHTLILATQHELLVTRDAGLTWKTLDLRGPLNASTHIRALALTGSSTLLAGTSFDGLFRSRDGGVTWEEVPLPEELPFYLGGGFHEEVAGIAPLEDGIAILLGFGKGAYLLPPGSPSPRPIPNPVLIERRFPEWGLDLQKILRQGEVLILPDQTLITPVVRTAGKDPQRTRRREKASGKHAIYLRAPLATPEHLPRYIELLEAHGFNAVVIDFKDENGSLRYESSLPLARAMGAVRPLFDARTLIETLHAHGIYVIARLPVFKDKALALYDGGTYAFLDRKTGKPWGVFRTYTDEETGETRTEQVEFWVDPYNEEVRAYNAAIAEEVASLGVDEIQFDYIRFPSDGDTSTLTSRYKRPDETPTDALIAFLSDVRDRVSVPISLDVFGFNATSRTSYLGQDITRLWPYIDVLCPMYYPSHYSKAFLPHLPYLERARWIYRESTLRAREMTEGQILIRPYVQTFLIGGERSFEEETYYTYFKRQIQGVIEAQADGFTCWNASGNYYMIPPDFTLRPPEPTSAARLD, translated from the coding sequence GTGCGCAGGTTCGTCTCCGCCCTCTGTTTCATCCTCGTCGTCTTCCCCGCGTTCCCCCAAGAGGTCCCCCGCTACCGCCTCACCCCCACCACCCTCTTCACCTCGCTCGACGGAGGCGCCGCCTGGCAGGAACACCCCCTCCCCGCCCACCTTTATCCCCTCACCACCCTCACCTGGGACCGCACCGACCCCCACACTCTCATCCTCGCCACCCAACACGAGCTCCTCGTCACACGGGATGCAGGTCTCACCTGGAAGACCCTCGACCTCCGCGGCCCCCTCAACGCCTCCACCCACATCCGCGCCCTCGCGCTCACCGGGTCATCCACCCTCCTCGCAGGCACCTCCTTCGACGGCCTCTTCCGAAGCCGCGACGGCGGCGTCACCTGGGAGGAAGTACCCCTCCCGGAGGAACTTCCCTTTTACCTGGGCGGCGGATTCCACGAGGAAGTGGCGGGCATCGCCCCCCTCGAGGACGGCATCGCCATCCTCCTCGGATTCGGGAAGGGAGCCTATCTCCTCCCGCCGGGATCCCCCTCACCCCGCCCCATCCCCAATCCCGTCCTCATCGAACGGCGGTTCCCCGAGTGGGGTCTCGACCTCCAGAAGATCCTCAGACAGGGCGAGGTCCTCATCCTCCCCGATCAGACCCTCATCACCCCCGTCGTGCGAACCGCGGGAAAAGACCCGCAGCGTACACGGCGCAGGGAAAAGGCCTCGGGCAAACACGCCATCTATCTCCGGGCCCCTCTCGCCACCCCCGAACACCTCCCCCGCTACATCGAGCTCCTCGAGGCACACGGCTTCAACGCCGTGGTCATCGACTTCAAGGACGAGAACGGCTCCCTTCGCTACGAGAGCTCCCTCCCCCTCGCCCGCGCCATGGGCGCGGTTCGCCCCCTCTTCGACGCCCGTACGCTCATCGAGACCCTCCACGCCCACGGCATCTACGTGATCGCACGGCTCCCCGTGTTCAAGGACAAGGCCCTCGCCCTCTACGACGGCGGCACCTATGCCTTCCTCGACAGGAAGACAGGAAAGCCCTGGGGCGTGTTCCGCACCTACACCGACGAGGAGACGGGCGAGACGAGAACCGAGCAGGTGGAGTTCTGGGTCGATCCATACAACGAGGAGGTACGCGCGTACAACGCCGCCATCGCCGAGGAGGTGGCCTCCCTCGGAGTGGACGAAATCCAGTTCGACTACATCAGGTTTCCCTCCGACGGCGACACCTCCACCCTCACCTCCCGCTACAAACGGCCGGACGAGACCCCCACCGATGCCCTGATCGCCTTTCTCTCCGACGTGAGGGACAGGGTCTCCGTACCCATCAGCCTCGACGTCTTCGGATTCAACGCCACCAGCAGGACGAGCTACCTCGGACAGGACATCACCCGTCTCTGGCCCTACATCGATGTGCTCTGCCCCATGTACTATCCCTCCCACTACAGCAAGGCCTTCCTCCCACACCTCCCCTACCTTGAAAGGGCGAGGTGGATCTACCGGGAGAGCACCCTGAGGGCCCGCGAGATGACCGAGGGCCAGATCCTCATCAGGCCCTACGTCCAGACCTTCCTCATCGGAGGGGAGCGGAGTTTCGAGGAGGAGACCTACTACACCTACTTCAAGCGCCAGATCCAGGGGGTCATCGAGGCGCAGGCCGACGGGTTCACCTGCTGGAACGCCTCGGGCAACTACTACATGATCCCCCCCGATTTCACCCTCCGGCCTCCCGAACCCACATCGGCCGCCCGGCTCGACTAG
- a CDS encoding GtrA family protein codes for MFVRFLKFFASRLVGTGVDTFVLWLASTFLFSSYVGKYLVAPALSFEVAMLHNYTISYFWIWRKRIRHRGPADFFRRLLPYNLSVLFGFGVKMVLLLLLERLFHWDVVWCNLGALTVSGVINFFLGELVVFKKGGYSYEDGLLLDPETGWTRGVEK; via the coding sequence ATGTTCGTGCGATTCCTCAAGTTCTTCGCGAGCAGGTTGGTGGGAACGGGGGTGGACACCTTCGTGCTGTGGCTGGCGAGTACGTTTCTGTTCTCCTCCTACGTAGGGAAATACCTCGTCGCCCCTGCCCTCTCGTTCGAGGTGGCGATGCTCCATAACTACACGATCTCCTATTTCTGGATATGGCGGAAGCGGATACGCCACCGGGGGCCGGCGGACTTCTTTCGGAGGCTCCTCCCTTACAACCTCTCCGTGCTCTTCGGTTTCGGGGTGAAGATGGTCCTCCTCCTCCTCCTCGAGCGGCTCTTTCACTGGGACGTGGTGTGGTGTAACCTGGGTGCCCTCACGGTTTCCGGCGTGATCAACTTCTTTCTCGGGGAGCTGGTGGTCTTCAAGAAGGGGGGGTACTCCTATGAGGACGGGCTCCTGCTCGACCCCGAAACGGGCTGGACGAGGGGTGTCGAGAAATAG
- a CDS encoding phosphatase PAP2-related protein produces MSADHGEGSGRMSVQDHGRSFLLGWWSRVRPLLSSKRYLGDLLASGSLLFFLVRVVYLEWLREYLAALPPNPIPDRILELAGPYNLDFFVSTYIVLMGTLLVLHVVLTCPERLPFYLKVYSLLYALKFAGLPTTALTAPADAIFDTFDPIENDLFFSGHTAFMFLSFLLVRHSSRPLSWAFLGSTFLEAACVLLMHMHYTIDVYAAPFFAYGTYRIAFLLFGKNAVAYEALRTARGGG; encoded by the coding sequence ATGAGTGCCGATCATGGAGAGGGGAGCGGCCGAATGTCGGTGCAGGATCATGGACGTTCATTTCTCCTCGGGTGGTGGAGTCGTGTCCGCCCTCTGTTATCCTCGAAGAGGTATCTGGGGGATCTCCTCGCCTCCGGGAGCCTGCTCTTCTTTCTCGTACGGGTGGTGTACCTGGAGTGGCTCCGGGAGTATCTCGCTGCCCTGCCTCCCAACCCCATCCCCGACAGGATCCTCGAGCTCGCAGGTCCCTACAACCTCGATTTCTTCGTCTCCACGTATATCGTGCTCATGGGTACGCTCCTCGTGCTCCACGTGGTGCTCACCTGTCCCGAACGGCTGCCTTTCTACCTCAAGGTGTATTCCCTGCTCTACGCTCTCAAGTTCGCCGGGCTTCCCACCACCGCCCTCACGGCACCCGCTGATGCCATCTTCGACACCTTCGATCCCATAGAGAACGACCTGTTCTTCTCGGGGCACACGGCTTTCATGTTCCTCTCCTTCCTCCTCGTGAGGCACTCGTCCCGTCCGCTCTCGTGGGCATTCCTCGGGTCCACGTTCCTCGAGGCGGCCTGCGTTCTGCTCATGCACATGCACTACACTATCGACGTGTATGCCGCTCCGTTCTTCGCCTATGGAACCTACAGGATCGCGTTCCTCCTCTTCGGGAAGAACGCGGTGGCATACGAGGCCCTGCGGACCGCTAGAGGAGGTGGGTGA
- a CDS encoding GGDEF domain-containing protein: MRLRTYHAVVVLVATMVVEALAFWVSFPFEVPYWDVWMFFRVAMLVIALTWLVLLRKEFVQLRYMLTLFLGIWALVVAVWGELLAAAFWPGSVVIAVLNGFYVVALTGVTIGVMLLIRMYRMTISELSEKQRRLIELSITDDLTGLYNARYFYRRLEEEIARSRRYGRPLSLLFIDLDDFKRFNDTYGHLAGDRVLRKVARVLRESLRENDSAYRYGGEEFVIILPETGAEEGCVAAERVRRRIEVCSFRGKEKVKVTASVGVVEYREGDAIEDFVRRADQAMYKAKAEGKNRIFLVD, encoded by the coding sequence ATGAGACTGCGAACATACCATGCGGTTGTGGTGCTCGTGGCGACCATGGTTGTGGAGGCTCTGGCCTTCTGGGTGAGCTTCCCGTTCGAGGTGCCGTACTGGGATGTGTGGATGTTCTTCAGGGTGGCGATGCTCGTCATCGCCCTCACGTGGCTCGTACTCCTCAGGAAGGAGTTCGTGCAGCTTCGGTATATGCTCACCCTTTTCCTGGGGATCTGGGCCCTCGTGGTGGCGGTATGGGGGGAGCTCCTCGCCGCGGCCTTCTGGCCGGGATCCGTGGTCATCGCAGTGCTCAATGGCTTCTACGTAGTGGCCCTCACGGGAGTCACCATCGGCGTGATGCTCCTCATCAGAATGTATCGGATGACGATCTCGGAACTCTCCGAGAAACAGCGCAGGCTGATCGAGCTCTCCATCACCGACGACCTCACCGGGCTCTACAACGCCCGCTACTTCTACCGGAGGCTGGAGGAGGAGATTGCGCGGAGTCGTCGCTACGGGAGGCCACTTTCGCTCCTGTTCATCGATCTCGATGATTTCAAACGGTTCAACGACACCTACGGGCACCTCGCAGGGGACAGGGTCCTGCGCAAGGTGGCACGGGTGCTCAGGGAGTCGCTCAGGGAGAACGACTCGGCCTACAGGTACGGCGGTGAGGAGTTCGTGATCATCCTTCCCGAGACCGGTGCCGAAGAGGGGTGTGTCGCGGCCGAGCGTGTGAGGAGGCGCATAGAGGTCTGTTCGTTCCGCGGGAAGGAGAAGGTGAAGGTGACGGCGAGTGTGGGGGTGGTGGAGTACCGCGAGGGGGATGCGATAGAGGACTTCGTCCGTCGGGCCGATCAGGCCATGTACAAGGCAAAGGCGGAGGGGAAGAACCGGATCTTCCTCGTGGACTAG